The following are from one region of the Populus trichocarpa isolate Nisqually-1 chromosome 8, P.trichocarpa_v4.1, whole genome shotgun sequence genome:
- the LOC7483915 gene encoding basic leucine zipper 43 yields the protein MLPGELTGIHYIAPDQSLIPFPANFGMMQQSSIPAFHFNRLLNNLQSSSFPQPVREFTPQSSSLSNNSTSDESEEHQLSIIDERKQRRMISNRESARRSRMRKQKHLDELWTQVVRLRTENHNLIDKLNHVSECHDRVLQENARLKKEASDLRQMITDLQIGSPYTATALRDLEEVPCNTAHVRAESSNQSVTSSVDLLH from the coding sequence ATGCTTCCAGGCGAGCTCACAGGAATTCACTATATAGCACCTGATCAAAGCCTGATTCCTTTCCCGGCTAATTTCGGCATGATGCAACAAAGCAGCATACCAGCCTTCCATTTCAACAGACTCTTGAACAACTTGCAGAGCTCATCGTTCCCGCAACCGGTTCGTGAATTCACTCCACAGTCCTCAAGTCTCAGCAACAACTCAACTTCAGATGAATCTGAGGAGCACCAACTCAGCATCATCGACGAGAGGAAGCAACGGAGAATGATTTCCAATAGAGAATCTGCTCGCAGGTCAAGGATGAGGAAACAGAAGCACCTAGATGAGCTATGGACTCAGGTAGTTCGGCTGCGAACTGAGAACCACAATCTGATAGACAAGCTGAATCATGTGTCTGAGTGTCATGACCGGGTTCTTCAAGAGAATGCACGGCTCAAAAAAGAAGCTTCTGATCTTCGCCAAATGATTACTGACCTGCAAATTGGCAGCCCTTACACTGCCACTGCTTTAAGAGATCTTGAAGAGGTCCCCTGCAACACAGCCCATGTCAGAGCTGAATCCTCAAACCAATCTGTCACTAGTTCTGTAGACTTGCTTCATTGA